In Acanthopagrus latus isolate v.2019 chromosome 16, fAcaLat1.1, whole genome shotgun sequence, one DNA window encodes the following:
- the htr1b gene encoding 5-hydroxytryptamine receptor 1B produces the protein MEGSGQVEPTLPVNTTNDSFITDPPAADVGAESLAYQVSLAAILSAITLATTLSNAFVIATISQSKKLQTPANFLIASLAITDLLVSILVMPICVLYTVIHTWTLGQIVCDIWLSSDITCCTASILHLCVIALDRYWAITDAVEYSKKRTPGRAAGMVAIAWVIAISISLPPLFWRQVKAEELTSCSVNTDHIFYTIYSTFGAFYIPTMLLIVLYGRIYVEARKRILKQSPKKVGKRLTSAHLVTNSPGSVASTSSLQCGRHDAQSSDTGSSTSENQVKVTVSDALLEKKRISAARERKATKTLGIILGAYIVCWLPFFIYTLVVATCDTCFNPELFDFFTWLGYLNSLINPIIYTMSNEDFKKAFHKLMRFRCCRS, from the coding sequence ATGGAGGGCTCCGGTCAGGTCGAGCCAACTCTGCCGGTGAACACCACTAACGACAGTTTTATCACTGATCCACCCGCCGCGGATGTGGGTGCGGAGAGTCTCGCCTATCAAGTCAGTCTGGCGGCGATCCTCTCCGCGATCACGCTCGCCACCACTCTGTCCAACGCGTTCGTCATCGCAACGATCTCTCAGTCGAAGAAGCTGCAGACTCCCGCGAACTTTCTGATCGCCTCCCTGGCCATCACCGACCTGCTGGTGTCCATCCTGGTGATGCCCATCTGCGTCCTGTACACGGTCATCCACACCTGGACGCTGGGGCAGATCGTGTGCGACATCTGGCTCTCCTCGGACATAACGTGTTGCACGGCGTCCATCCTCCACCTGTGCGTAATCGCTTTGGATAGGTACTGGGCCATCACGGACGCGGTGGAGTACTCCAAAAAGCGCACGCCGGGACGCGCGGCCGGGATGGTGGCCATAGCCTGGGTCATCGCCATCTCCATCTCCCTGCCGCCCCTCTTCTGGAGGCAGGTGAAGGCGGAGGAGCTGACCAGCTGCAGCGTCAACACGGATCACATATTCTACACCATCTACTCCACCTTCGGGGCTTTCTACATCCCCACCATGCTGCTCATTGTCCTCTACGGACGGATATACGTCGAGGCTCGGAAACGGATCCTGAAGCAGTCCCCGAAGAAGGTGGGGAAGAGACTCACCTCCGCGCACCTGGTCACCAACTCCCCCGGATCCGTGGCGTCCACGTCCTCTCTGCAGTGCGGGAGGCACGACGCTCAGTCCAGCGACACCGGCTCCTCAACAAGCGAGAACCAAGTGAAGGTGACGGTGTCGGACGCGCTCTTGGAGAAAAAGCGCATTTCGGcagccagagagaggaaagCGACAAAGACCCTGGGGATAATCCTCGGCGCTTACATCGTGTGCTGGCTGCCGTTTTTCATTTACACACTGGTGGTGGCCACATGCGACACGTGCTTTAACCCCGAGTTGTTTGACTTCTTCACCTGGCTGGGATATCTGAACTCCCTCATCAACCCGATCATATACACCATGTCCAACGAGGACTTCAAGAAAGCTTTCCACAAACTCATGCGCTTCAGGTGCTGCAGGTCGTGA